A stretch of DNA from bacterium:
GGCGGGATTAAAGCTCCACCACCCTCTCCGCCGCGCCCTCCAAAAATCCCCTCCCCGGATCGGCCACGACCACCAGCCGCGCCGACGCCTCGCCGGCAATCCAGGAAATCAGCGGCTCCCTCTCGGAGGGCCCCAGACCGGCGAAGGGGTCGTCCAGGAGGAGGGCCGCCTGCTCCAGCGCCGCCCGCGCCCCCAGGGCCAGCGCCAGCCTCCGCCAGCGGTCCATGCCGGCCAGGGGCGCATCGTCGGCGATTTTTCCGACGAGCGTCTCGGCCCGCGCCAGCGCCGCCTCGCCCAGCTCCCCCGCCCGCTCGGCCAGGTGCCACAGCGCCGGGTTCTGGCCCAGGTAGAGGTTTTGGGCGAAGGCCCGCCGCCGCTTCCGACCCGACAGCCGCCAGGGCTCGATCCCGTCCACGATAATCCGTCCCGCGTCGGGCCGCAGGGCGCCGGATAAGAGAAGCAGGAGGCTCGACTTCCCGGCGCCCGGGCCGCCGGTTACCGGGACGAGCCCCCGGCGCGGCAGCTCCAGGTCCAGGCCCCGGAAAATCTCGACCCGTTTTTGGCGGACGAAGGGCCCGCCCAGGCCGATCGGTCGGCTCAGGCGGACGCCTTCCATGGCGATGTAAGCGGCGCTGGGGCTGGATTGGGGCATTTTTTAAAAACGTGCGTCCGGTAGATTTTAACAGAAGGCCGCCGGGGGTATGCGGACGCGGGCCGACCGGTCGGTCAACCCCCACGAGGTTCATTCCTAAATGTAGGGCGGGGATTTTAATCCCCGCCGCTTTCACGAACCAAACCTCGAC
This window harbors:
- a CDS encoding ATP-binding cassette domain-containing protein; its protein translation is MPQSSPSAAYIAMEGVRLSRPIGLGGPFVRQKRVEIFRGLDLELPRRGLVPVTGGPGAGKSSLLLLLSGALRPDAGRIIVDGIEPWRLSGRKRRRAFAQNLYLGQNPALWHLAERAGELGEAALARAETLVGKIADDAPLAGMDRWRRLALALGARAALEQAALLLDDPFAGLGPSEREPLISWIAGEASARLVVVADPGRGFLEGAAERVVEL